One window of Vespa velutina chromosome 2, iVesVel2.1, whole genome shotgun sequence genomic DNA carries:
- the LOC124957830 gene encoding cysteine protease ATG4B produces the protein MDSLFTQNICDDLEDIPQIDQPVWILGKKYHALTELEAIRKDILSKLWFSYRRGFIPIGGYNSTFTTDKGWGCMLRCGQMVLGQALVFLHLGRDWRWTPETKNMTYLEILKRFEDKRAAPFSIHQIALMGASEGKEVGQWFGPNTIAQVLKKLVVYDEWSSITIHVALDNALIVNDILRQCRVEGGTTVEVDGKEPLKAPSQWKPLLLLIPLRLGLNEINPVYLNGLKTSFKIPQSLGVIGGKPNLALYFIGCVGDEVIYLDPHTTQRSANIDNEREIDLTYHCKSASRISITEIDPSVALCFFCATEKDFKSMCKTMQDELLEPEKQPLFELSSERLVNWSPAEDVVSEAIGATNFLDFEHIERQYDTSDEDFELLG, from the exons ATGGATAGCCTTTTTACGCAAAATATATGCGATGATTTAGAAGATATACCCCAAATAGATCAACCTGTTTGGATTCTTGGAAAGAAATATCATGCTTtaacag AATTAGAAGCAATACGTAAAGATATCTTATCCAAGTTATGGTTTAGTTACCGTAGAGGTTTCATTCCCATCGGTGGTTATAATTCTACATTTACAACTGACAAAGGATGGGGCTGTATGTTAAGATGCGGACAAATGGTTCTTGGTCAAGCTTTAGTCTTTTTACATTTAG GCAGAGATTGGCGTTGGACaccagaaacaaaaaatatgacGTACCTGGAAATATTGAAACGCTTTGAAGATAAGAGAGCTGCTCCTTTCTCCATTCATCAAATAGCGTTAATGGGAGCGtcagaaggaaaagaagtcgGACAATGGTTTGGTCCAAATACCATTGCACAAGTATTaaa AAAATTGGTTGTGTACGATGAATGGAGCTCTATTACGATACATGTAGCTTTGGATAATGCTTTAATAGTTAATGATATCT TAAGACAATGTAGAGTGGAAGGTGGTACAACAGTTGAAGTAGATGGTAAAGAACCATTAAAAGCACCGAGCCAATGGAagcctttattattattaataccacTTCGTCTTggtttgaatgaaattaatccTGTTTACCTCAATGGActtaaa ACTTCATTCAAGATACCACAATCTCTAGGAGTAATCGGTGGAAAACCAAATCTTGCTTTGTATTTTATTGGCTGTGTTG GAGATGAAGTGATTTATTTGGATCCACATACGACACAGCGTTCAGCTAATATTGacaatgagagagaaatagatctCACATATCACTGCAAGTCTGCTAGTCGTATTTCTATTACAGAAATTGATCCCTCCGTAGCGCTT TGCTTTTTCTGTGCTACAGAAAAGGATTTTAAATCTATGTGTAAAACTATGCAAGATGAATTATTAGAGCCTGAGAAACAACcattatttgaattatcttCAGAGAGATTAGTTAATTGGTCACCGGCTGAAGATGTCGTATCTGAGGCAATAGGAGCTACTAATT ttttagaTTTTGAACATATAGAACGTCAATATGATACATCTGATGAAGACTTTGAATTACTTGGTTGA
- the LOC124957829 gene encoding protein phosphatase 1L, whose protein sequence is MDDELEDRILYQTYVSHMKLMSKFTVGIPAVLNAAVNTPLGYFWRIMRIYAFKPEVLICCTLLAVMLLYIQAVDPWSRMLFDKIQYTLGRTTSKVSKLQFLVNDSVNNGVKLSWELKQGNIAAYAVQGHRARMEDRFVVNENLNNTGVSLFAVFDGHGGEFAANYARDKLIPNINKKVIELKDMIAGRYSEIQKNNQINNRPTFQSENKKDEKTDSTTIERKKSFRKTVSTSITDDCMKNSVGVTDPELLDKLDSLSRPITREVRPCRSGETQPEIDMTTYLDGDKINYGRLLTDEVLAVDRLLVKAAKKNMDVAGTTALIALLEDNKLVVANVGDSRGVMCDGKGNAIPLSFDHKPQQEREKKRIYKAGGLVTFNGVWRVAGILATSRALGDYPLKDKKLVIADPDILTFDLSDHNPMFLVLASDGLWDTFTNEEAVAFIKERINEPHFGAKSITLQSYYRGSSDNITVVVIDLRDKKYNGTESKRNQ, encoded by the exons ATGGATGACGAGCTTGAAGATAGAATCTTATATCAG ACTTACGTGTCTCATATGAAACTGATGTCAAAGTTCACAGTGGGTATTCCAGCTGTCTTAAATGCTGCTGTCAATACACCATTAGGTTACTTTTGGAGAATCATGAGAATCTATGCTTTTAAACCAGAGGTATTAATTTGCTGCACACTTTTAGCAGTAATGCTTCTCTATATACAAGCTGTTGATCCTTGGAGTAGAATgctattcgataaaattcaatatactCTAGGACGTACAACATCTAAg GTTTCAAAATTGCAATTTCTTGTCAATGATTCTGTAAATAATGGGGTAAAACTTAGCTGGGAATTAAAACAAGGGAATATAGCAGCTTATGCTGTTCAAGGTCATAGAGCTCGCATGGAAGATCGCTTTgttgtaaatgaaaatttaaataataccgGTGTATCCTTGTTTGCAGTTTTTGATGGTCATGGAGGAGAG tttgcCGCAAATTATGCTCGTGATAAACTTAttccaaatataaataaaaaggtgATAGAGCTAAAGGATATGATAGCTGGTAGATATtctgaaatacaaaaaaataatcaaataaataatcggCCAACATTTCaatctgaaaataaaaaagatgaaaaaacaGACTCAACCACAATTGAACGTAAGAAATCTTTTCGTAAAACTGTTAGTACTTCGATAACGGATGATTGTATGAAAAATAGTGTTGGCGTTACTGATCCAGAATTATTGGATAAATTAGATAGTCTATCACGGCCAATCACAAGGGAG GTAAGACCTTGTAGATCAGGTGAGACTCAACCTGAAATTGATATGACAACCTATTTAGAtggagataaaataaattatggtAGACTATTAACCGATGAAGTTTTGGCAGTAGATCGGTTATTAGTTAAAGCAGCTAAAAAAAACATGGATGTAGCAG gTACCACTGCTCTGATCGCACTTttagaagataataaattagtaGTAGCAAATGTTGGTGATTCTAGAGGTGTAATGTGTGATGGAAAAGGCAATGCGATACCTTTATCGTTTGATCATAAACCACAACAG gaaagagagaaaaagagaatatataaagCTGGTGGATTGGTGACATTCAATGGAGTTTGGAGAGTTGCTGGTATATTGGCAACATCTCGAGCTTTGGGAGATTATccattgaaagataaaaaattagtgATAGCAGATCCAGACATCTTAACATTTGATCTAAGCGATCACAATCCTATGTTCCTTGTTTTGGCATCTGATGGACTATGGGATACTTTTACAAATGAAGAAGCTGTAGCATTTATCAAAGAACGTATAAACGAGCCACATTTTGGTGCAAAAAGTATTACATTACAAAGTTATTACAG GGGATCTTCAGATAATATCACAGTAGTTGTAATCGACTTAcgagataagaaatataatggaaCAGAATCAAAAAGGAATCAGTAA
- the LOC124957832 gene encoding S-adenosylmethionine sensor upstream of mTORC1 isoform X1, with protein MATEEHKRLANVVKQIHALLRKECEEYGAEIAWQKHVSRNDVLQKYVMSMKDLATTHWKGNNTDSLSGTYCRIEWIKTQCKEYFFNGGKKKYSNREFSIKGKMGELLILNGNNIEEQNMLVSKQNYYNDKELLNEGEQTFQKISVLDVGSCYNPFEMEDMFKVTAIDLVAVQPNVLQCDFLSVDIGREQILSADKKQILQLREESFDVVVFSLLLEYMPCPKQRYLCCSKAYNLLKKNGILFIISPDSKHVGANAKLIKSWRYVLSKLGFMRIKYEKLRHIHCLIFRKCIYKEVALRWANMQTFSESNILCQSEDKIFIPQDFKTVDDKHNNESSNHDIHDLLCSFNELPFAEL; from the exons ATGGCGACCGAAGAACACAAACGATTAGCTAATGTTGTTAAACAAATTCATGCTTTATTACGAAAAGAATGCGAAGAATATGGTGCAGAAATAGCATGGCAAAAACATGTAAGCCGTAACGACGTTTTACAG aaatatgttATGTCGATGAAGGATCTTGCAACTACGCATTGGAAAGGCAATAATACAGATTCTTTAAGTGGAACTTATTGTAGAATAGAATGGATCAAAACTCAatgtaaagaatattttttcaatggtggcaaaaaaaaatattctaataggGAATTtagtataaaaggaaaaatgggTGAATTGTTGATATTAAATGGTAATAATATAGAGGAACAAAATATGTTGGTCTCCAAacagaattattataacgataaggaaTTGTTAAATGAAGGAGAACAAACGTTTCAAAAGATTTCAGTATTAGATGTAGGAAGTTGTTACAATCCTTTTGAAATGGAAGATATGTTCAAAGTAACGGCAATAGATTTGGTAGCTGTTCAACCTAACGTTTTACAGTGTGATTTTTTAAGCGTCGATATAGGAAGAGAACAAATCCTATCTgcagataaaaaacaaattttacaattacGCGAAGAATCATTTGATGTTgttgtattttctttattgttagaATATATGCCATGTCCAAAACAAAGATATCTTTGCTGTAGCAAagcatataatttattgaagaaaaatggtatattatttattatcagtcCTGATTCGAAACATGTCGGTGCAAATGCTAAGTTAATAAAATCATGGAGATATGTTTTATCTAAGTTGGGCTTTATgagaattaaatatgaaaaattgcgACATATACATTGCTTGatatttagaaaatgtatTTACAAAGAAGTGGCACTGAGGTGGGCAAACATGCAAACTTTTTCAGAGAGCAACATATTGTGTCAAAGCGaagataagatttttattcctCAAGATTTTAAAACTGTTGacgataaacataataatgagAGTAGCAATCATGACATACATGATTTACTTTGTTCCTTCAATGAATTACCTTTTGCTgaattataa
- the LOC124957832 gene encoding S-adenosylmethionine sensor upstream of mTORC1 isoform X2 — protein sequence MATEEHKRLANVVKQIHALLRKECEEYGAEIAWQKHKYVMSMKDLATTHWKGNNTDSLSGTYCRIEWIKTQCKEYFFNGGKKKYSNREFSIKGKMGELLILNGNNIEEQNMLVSKQNYYNDKELLNEGEQTFQKISVLDVGSCYNPFEMEDMFKVTAIDLVAVQPNVLQCDFLSVDIGREQILSADKKQILQLREESFDVVVFSLLLEYMPCPKQRYLCCSKAYNLLKKNGILFIISPDSKHVGANAKLIKSWRYVLSKLGFMRIKYEKLRHIHCLIFRKCIYKEVALRWANMQTFSESNILCQSEDKIFIPQDFKTVDDKHNNESSNHDIHDLLCSFNELPFAEL from the exons ATGGCGACCGAAGAACACAAACGATTAGCTAATGTTGTTAAACAAATTCATGCTTTATTACGAAAAGAATGCGAAGAATATGGTGCAGAAATAGCATGGCAAAAACAT aaatatgttATGTCGATGAAGGATCTTGCAACTACGCATTGGAAAGGCAATAATACAGATTCTTTAAGTGGAACTTATTGTAGAATAGAATGGATCAAAACTCAatgtaaagaatattttttcaatggtggcaaaaaaaaatattctaataggGAATTtagtataaaaggaaaaatgggTGAATTGTTGATATTAAATGGTAATAATATAGAGGAACAAAATATGTTGGTCTCCAAacagaattattataacgataaggaaTTGTTAAATGAAGGAGAACAAACGTTTCAAAAGATTTCAGTATTAGATGTAGGAAGTTGTTACAATCCTTTTGAAATGGAAGATATGTTCAAAGTAACGGCAATAGATTTGGTAGCTGTTCAACCTAACGTTTTACAGTGTGATTTTTTAAGCGTCGATATAGGAAGAGAACAAATCCTATCTgcagataaaaaacaaattttacaattacGCGAAGAATCATTTGATGTTgttgtattttctttattgttagaATATATGCCATGTCCAAAACAAAGATATCTTTGCTGTAGCAAagcatataatttattgaagaaaaatggtatattatttattatcagtcCTGATTCGAAACATGTCGGTGCAAATGCTAAGTTAATAAAATCATGGAGATATGTTTTATCTAAGTTGGGCTTTATgagaattaaatatgaaaaattgcgACATATACATTGCTTGatatttagaaaatgtatTTACAAAGAAGTGGCACTGAGGTGGGCAAACATGCAAACTTTTTCAGAGAGCAACATATTGTGTCAAAGCGaagataagatttttattcctCAAGATTTTAAAACTGTTGacgataaacataataatgagAGTAGCAATCATGACATACATGATTTACTTTGTTCCTTCAATGAATTACCTTTTGCTgaattataa
- the LOC124957831 gene encoding lachesin, with translation MMRIILILTVAIIQIATCQRTPTISYISQIQIKDIGGTVELLCSVQYGQEYPVLWIKVNKESGYDQLPLSTNSALIVKDSRFALRYDQASSTYTLQIKDIQETDAGFYVCQVLIALNNRISAEVELQVRRPPIISDNSTRSLVVSEGQSVQLECHAGGFPQPRISWRRENNAILPTGGSIYRGNILKIPTIRKEDRGTYYCIAENGVGRGARRNINVEVEFAPVIMAPRPRLGQALQYDMDLECHVEAYPPPAIVWLKDSTVLVNNQHHSISHFATADEYSDTTIRIITIEKKQYGEYICRASNKLGTAETKVELFETFTPVCPPACGQVHYGTGVTSVSSGPLIILILVITILMRNFNAKY, from the exons ATGATGAGAATTATACTAATTCTTACTGTTGCAATAATACAGATAG CAACATGTCAACGTACACCAACAATTTCTTACATTTCGCAAATACAAATTAAGGATATTGGTGGAACCGTTGAACTACTTTGTTCAGTGCAATATGGCCAGGAGTATCCTGTTTTATGGATAAAAGTGAATAAAGAGAGTGGTTATGATCAGTTACCGCTTTCTACGAATAGTGCCTTAATTGTAAAAGATAGCAGATTTGCTCTTAGATATGATCAAGCATCTTCTACATATACACTGCAG ATAAAGGACATACAAGAAACAGATGCTGGGTTTTACGTATGTCAAGTATTGATTGCTcttaataatcgaatatctGCAGAAGTAGAATTGCAAGTACGAAGACCACCTATTATCAGCGATAATTCGACTCGATCTCTTGTCGTTAGCGAAGGACAATCTGTACAACTAGAATGTCATGCTGGAGGATTTCCGCAACCAAGAATTTCATGGCGCAGAGAGAACAATGCTATTTTACCAACTGGTGGATCTATTTATcg tGGAAATATTCTCAAAATACCTACTATTCGCAAAGAAGATCGTGGAACGTATTATTGCATCGCTGAAAATGGGGTAGGACGTGGCGCAAGACGTAATATTAATGTCGAAGTTGAATTTGCTCCTGTAATAATGGCACCTCGACCACGTTTAGGTCAAGCTTTACAGTATGATATGGATTTAGAATGTCACGTGGAAGCTTATCCTCCACCTGCAATAGTTTGGCTGAAAGATAGCACTGTATTGGTAAACAATCAGCATCACAGTATATCTCATTTTGCAACTGCGGATGAATATAGTGATACGACAAttcgaataataacaatagagaAGAAACAGTATGGAGAATATATATGTCGTGCTTCTAACAAATTAGGAACTGCAGAAACTAAAGTTGAGCTTTTTG AAACCTTTACCCCAGTTTGTCCACCAGCTTGTGGTCAAGTTCATTATGGAACTGGTGTGACCTCAGTTTCTTCAGGACCCTTGATAATccttattttagttattaccATATTGATGAG aaaTTTCAATGCCAAATATTAA